GCGAGGGCCACTCCGAGCGCAGCCCCGGTAGCCCAGCCGATCGAACCCCACAGCGGCGCGCCCTGCGTCTCCGCGCCCTCCGGAAGTGGGAGCGGGTAGATCCCTGAACTCGAGCTGCCGCTCTCCAGGACGATCCGATCCATCGGCTTGAAAAAGTCTCGGTATCGTGGGTAGAGTGCCGCTGCGGTGATCGGGTCGCTCGGATTGCCGCCTGGTTTCGCGAAAGCTTGCCGCCGCGGCGCCGAGTAGCCGAAGTTCTTGCGAACTGACCTGGCCAGCATTTCAAAGACGTCGCCCATCCGCACGGGATTGTAAATCCGATTGCCGATGCGGACGTAGTCAACCTCGATGGTCACGAGCTTTTCGGGCGCAAGTTGGCTCGAATAGGCGGCCGTGTTGATCTCATTGAAGTTGACGCCGCCGGCGTCGATAACCAGGTCGGCGCCCTCGATGGCCTCGAGCACTTGTGGGGATGAGCCAGCTCCCAAATAGGTCCCGACGAACTGGGGGTGCGTTTCCGAGAGGACTCCCTTGTCCATCGACATCGCGGCGAAGGGGCAGCCCAGCGCCTCAATCAACCGCTGGAGCTTATCCTGGAGTTTGAACCGCGAGACCGTGTAGGACGGCAGGATGGCCACGGATCGGGCAGCGTCGATTCGTTCGGTGATCGCGGCGATTGCCTTGGCGAGGTCGGGTCCACTAGCGGGCTTCGGGTATGGGGTAGCCTCCGAAGAGGTGACCGGCGTAATGGCAAAGTCGGAGGCGACGAGGATGTAGGCGGGCCGGCTCTCGGCCCGCGCGGTGGCGATCAGCCGCTCCATTTCGTGTGCGCAGTTGTCGGGAGTGATCACGGCCGAGACACATGCCGCCTGCGCCGAGATGTTCGCGAAGTTCTGGAACACTCCATCGCCGAGCGTATGGTGGATGATCTTACCAACCCGCTGGTTGCGCATTGTCGGCATGCCGACGACGTGGAAGACGCACGACCGCTCGGCCTTGGCCCCCATCACGCCGTTGAGCGCGGACAGCTCGCCGACGGCATACGTGGTGCATAGCATCGAACAACCGCGCATACGGGCGTAGCCGTCGGCCGAGTACGCCGCGTCCAGTTCGTTCGAACAGCCAATCCAGCGAATCCTCTCGCTTCGGGCAACGGCATCGTTGAGCTTGAAGGCGAAGTCTCCGGCGACCCCGAAGCAGTCAGTGATCCCCTCTCGCGCGAGCCGGCCGACGATGTAATCCGCAACGGTCGGTTGCTTGCTATGAGATTTAGCCGACGGCTTCGGCTGCTTGGTCGATATAGTTGCCATTTGTGCGCTCCTTTTTCTGTTTGGGCCAATCCCGCTTGCCCGTCTCCTCGGCTGTATTACTGAGCGTGGCCAAAGGTCATGCACCCGTTGGAAAGCGAATGCCGTGCCGACGAAATGAACGGCGACGAACGTTGGATTTCCAGGCAGATTGCCTTCGGATGCGCCAGCCGGCAATGATCCCACTCGCGGTTCTTCGAGAATTCACGAAATTTCGTGAATACTTCGTGGCGTAGCGCTCAAGCGGAGCATACAGAGGGCTATAATGTGGCCGTGGCTATCAGCGAACATCATTCTGATATTGCCGAACTGACCGCCGACCCTCGGGTCGTTGTTGACTCGGTCCCGGCGCTCATTCATACCGCGCGGCCGGACGGCCACCTTGATTTTTTCAATCAAGGCTGGCTGGAGTACATCGGGTTGCCACTTGAAGATCTTCAGGGCTGGAAGTGGACGGTCGCAATTCACCCCGACGACCTTGAAGAAATCCTGCGAAAGTGGCGGGCGTCGCTGGCAACCGGGGAGCCTTTCCTGCACGAGACGCGAGTTCGGCGCGCCGACGGTGAATACCGGTGGATGCTCCACCAAAAAGTCGCGCTGCGCGATCCAGAAGGAAACATTGTCAAGTGGTATGGGTCCAGCATTGACATCCATGAGCGCAAACAGGCCGAAACGTCACTGCAAAAGGCGCTCGACGAAGTCGAGCAACTCAGGGACCAATTGCATCACGAGAACGTCGCCCTGCGCGAGGAAATCGTCAGAACGTCGATGTTCGAGGAGATCGTCGGTCATTCGCCCGTCTTGCATGCGGCGCTCGTTCGGGTCGAGAAGGTGGCGCCAACGGGCTCCACCGTCCTGCTCACCGGAGAAACGGGGACCGGCAAGGAACTCATCGCCCGCGCGATCCACAAACGCTCGAAGCGCTCCGATCGTGCGTTCGTCAGCGTGAATTGCGCCGCTCTTCCGTCCTCGCTGATTTCTTCGGAACTCTTCGGCCACGAGAAAGGCGGTTTCACGGGCGCAATCCAACGCCGCCTCGGCCGCTTCGAACTGGCCGAAGGCGGCACGATCTTCCTCGATGAGATTGGAGAGCTTCCCGCTGAAACTCAGGTCGCGTTGCTCCGCGTCCTCCAGGAGCACGAATTCGAGCGACTCGGCGGAAGTCGGCCGATCCGTGCGGACGTTCGCGTGATTGCCGCCACCAACCGTGACTTGCAGGCGGCGATGGCCGCCGGGGCGTTTCGCAGCGACCTCTTCTATCGGCTTAACGTGTTTCCGATTCAGATTCCGCCGCTGCGGAGCCGCAGAGAGGATATTCCGCTGCTCGTGGAATACTTCGTCGACCGCTATTCCCGCAATGTAGGCAAGCAAATCACGCGCGTGAGTAAGAAAACACTGGACTTATTGGAATCGTACCGCTGGCCCGGCAATATTCGCGAACTGCAGAACG
The window above is part of the Pirellulales bacterium genome. Proteins encoded here:
- a CDS encoding sigma 54-interacting transcriptional regulator, giving the protein MAISEHHSDIAELTADPRVVVDSVPALIHTARPDGHLDFFNQGWLEYIGLPLEDLQGWKWTVAIHPDDLEEILRKWRASLATGEPFLHETRVRRADGEYRWMLHQKVALRDPEGNIVKWYGSSIDIHERKQAETSLQKALDEVEQLRDQLHHENVALREEIVRTSMFEEIVGHSPVLHAALVRVEKVAPTGSTVLLTGETGTGKELIARAIHKRSKRSDRAFVSVNCAALPSSLISSELFGHEKGGFTGAIQRRLGRFELAEGGTIFLDEIGELPAETQVALLRVLQEHEFERLGGSRPIRADVRVIAATNRDLQAAMAAGAFRSDLFYRLNVFPIQIPPLRSRREDIPLLVEYFVDRYSRNVGKQITRVSKKTLDLLESYRWPGNIRELQNVIERSVIVCETDTFTVDESWLACESCEDAGLSQPLPKRIAEDERTMIEAALAETKGRVSGASGAAKKLGLPASTLESKIRALKINKHRFKGT
- a CDS encoding thiamine pyrophosphate-binding protein encodes the protein MATISTKQPKPSAKSHSKQPTVADYIVGRLAREGITDCFGVAGDFAFKLNDAVARSERIRWIGCSNELDAAYSADGYARMRGCSMLCTTYAVGELSALNGVMGAKAERSCVFHVVGMPTMRNQRVGKIIHHTLGDGVFQNFANISAQAACVSAVITPDNCAHEMERLIATARAESRPAYILVASDFAITPVTSSEATPYPKPASGPDLAKAIAAITERIDAARSVAILPSYTVSRFKLQDKLQRLIEALGCPFAAMSMDKGVLSETHPQFVGTYLGAGSSPQVLEAIEGADLVIDAGGVNFNEINTAAYSSQLAPEKLVTIEVDYVRIGNRIYNPVRMGDVFEMLARSVRKNFGYSAPRRQAFAKPGGNPSDPITAAALYPRYRDFFKPMDRIVLESGSSSSGIYPLPLPEGAETQGAPLWGSIGWATGAALGVALADPSRRTILFTGEGSHQLTATAIGTMGRYGLKPIIFVLNNEGYMVERALEADPNWVYNDLAPWNYHALPAAFGCQDWFTAKVTTLGELDAALARASTAKSACYIEVVGGKTDYPAGLAAAHQRLDALYADV